The Mesorhizobium loti genome includes a region encoding these proteins:
- the galU gene encoding UTP--glucose-1-phosphate uridylyltransferase GalU, whose protein sequence is MKRVRKAVFPVAGLGTRFLPATKAVPKEMLTVVDRPVIQYVVDEAREAGIEHFIFVTGRNKAVIEDHFDIQFELYDTLAQRGKDDQLARLQRLQPAPGQTSFTRQQVPMGLGHAVWCARELVGDEPFALLLPDMIMQSEKSCMKAMVELYEETGNNIIAVQECDPADAHKYGIVGRGEDTHHGFRITEMVEKPKTGTAPSNLYINGRYILQPEIFKILEGQEKGAGNEIQLTDAMLKLEKQQPFYGYHYQGRTFDCGSPEGFVEANVAFALWRSDMNENMAGVIRTLLDEMKPSERRGAAS, encoded by the coding sequence ATGAAGAGAGTTCGCAAGGCAGTGTTCCCGGTCGCCGGTCTCGGCACACGGTTTCTCCCGGCCACCAAGGCCGTCCCCAAGGAAATGCTGACCGTCGTCGACCGGCCGGTCATCCAGTATGTGGTGGATGAGGCGCGCGAGGCCGGCATCGAGCATTTCATCTTCGTCACCGGCCGCAACAAGGCCGTCATCGAGGACCATTTCGACATCCAGTTCGAGCTCTACGACACGCTGGCCCAGCGCGGCAAGGACGACCAGCTCGCCCGCCTGCAACGGCTGCAGCCGGCGCCGGGGCAGACCAGCTTTACCCGCCAGCAGGTGCCGATGGGGCTCGGCCACGCCGTCTGGTGCGCCCGCGAGCTCGTCGGCGACGAGCCCTTCGCGCTTTTGTTGCCCGACATGATCATGCAGTCGGAGAAGAGTTGCATGAAGGCAATGGTGGAGCTCTACGAGGAAACCGGCAACAACATCATCGCCGTGCAGGAATGCGACCCCGCCGACGCCCACAAATATGGCATCGTCGGCCGCGGCGAGGACACGCATCACGGCTTCCGCATCACCGAGATGGTGGAAAAGCCGAAGACCGGCACCGCGCCGTCCAACCTCTACATCAACGGCCGCTACATCCTGCAGCCCGAGATTTTCAAGATCCTCGAAGGCCAGGAAAAGGGTGCCGGCAACGAGATCCAGCTCACCGACGCGATGCTGAAGCTGGAAAAGCAGCAGCCCTTCTATGGCTACCACTATCAGGGCCGCACGTTCGATTGCGGATCGCCGGAAGGCTTTGTCGAGGCCAATGTCGCCTTCGCGCTGTGGCGCAGCGACATGAACGAGAACATGGCCGGTGTCATCCGCACGCTTCTCGACGAGATGAAGCCGTCGGAGCGCCGCGGCGCAGCTTCCTAG
- a CDS encoding lytic murein transglycosylase encodes MSVRNAAKRFTSVMAAASLSLALLMPGPAFADAGFRQWVAGFRATAVQSGVSGALYDQAFRDIRDIDPVVLEKARTQPEFTAPAWDYFDNRVHDQSVSVGQQMAKKWKPWLDRIEARFGVDRYILLAIWSMESNYGEILKRDDIMRNVVRSLATLAYADPKRAKFARTQLIAALKILQTGDIDESHLSGSWAGAMGHTQFIPTSYLHYAVDMDGNGKRDIWNSIPDALATSANLLKKNGWQAGKTWGYEVALPAGKLPGGSKTLSQWQALGVVRANGKPFKNGSDKATLKVPDGRSGPAFLMIKNFSVIKAYNNADKYALAVGLLADEIAGSSGLVQDWKRPFTKLTFEERQELQKRLSQHGLYDGKFDGKIGDGSKTAIMAFQAKAGLTQDGYPSMEVLKWLRQK; translated from the coding sequence ATGTCCGTTCGCAATGCCGCAAAGCGTTTTACCAGCGTCATGGCGGCAGCCAGCCTCTCGCTCGCTCTGCTGATGCCTGGCCCCGCTTTCGCCGATGCCGGTTTCCGGCAATGGGTCGCCGGCTTCCGCGCCACCGCGGTGCAGAGCGGCGTTTCCGGCGCCCTCTACGACCAGGCCTTCAGGGACATCAGGGATATTGACCCGGTGGTGCTGGAAAAGGCCCGCACGCAGCCTGAATTCACGGCCCCTGCCTGGGACTATTTCGACAACCGCGTCCATGATCAGTCGGTCTCCGTCGGCCAGCAGATGGCCAAGAAATGGAAGCCGTGGCTGGACCGGATCGAGGCCAGGTTCGGCGTCGACCGCTACATCCTGCTGGCCATCTGGTCGATGGAATCGAACTATGGCGAGATCCTCAAGCGCGACGACATCATGCGCAACGTCGTGCGCTCGCTGGCGACCTTGGCCTATGCCGACCCGAAGCGGGCGAAATTCGCCCGCACCCAGTTGATCGCCGCGCTGAAAATCCTGCAGACCGGCGATATCGACGAAAGCCATCTGAGCGGATCCTGGGCCGGCGCCATGGGCCACACCCAGTTCATCCCGACCAGCTATCTGCACTATGCCGTCGACATGGACGGCAACGGCAAGCGCGACATCTGGAATTCGATCCCCGATGCGCTGGCGACCTCCGCCAACCTTTTGAAGAAGAATGGCTGGCAGGCCGGCAAGACCTGGGGCTATGAGGTCGCCTTGCCGGCTGGCAAACTTCCCGGCGGCTCGAAGACGCTGTCGCAATGGCAGGCGCTCGGCGTCGTCAGGGCTAACGGCAAGCCGTTCAAGAACGGCTCCGACAAGGCGACGCTGAAGGTGCCGGACGGCCGCAGCGGGCCGGCCTTCCTGATGATCAAGAACTTCTCGGTCATCAAGGCCTACAACAATGCCGACAAATATGCGCTGGCCGTCGGTCTTCTTGCCGACGAAATCGCAGGCTCCAGCGGTCTCGTGCAGGACTGGAAGCGGCCTTTCACCAAGCTCACTTTCGAGGAGAGGCAGGAGCTGCAGAAGCGGCTTTCCCAGCACGGCCTTTACGACGGCAAGTTCGACGGCAAGATTGGCGACGGCTCGAAGACTGCCATCATGGCCTTCCAGGCCAAGGCCGGCTTGACCCAGGATGGCTATCCGAGCATGGAAGTGCTGAAGTGGCTTCGGCAGAAATAG
- the gltB gene encoding glutamate synthase large subunit produces the protein MTDMTHSATNGQAAQTKAATVKNTLRSNIGRTANGFSAQGLYDPRNEHDACGVGFIVNMKGVKSHQIVKDGLAVLENLTHRGAVGADPLVGDGAGVLVQLPDHFFREEMAAQGIDLPAAGQYGVGHWFMPQDAALRAHIEDIIAESAQSEGLPLIGFRDVPVDNSSLSKAPDIVASEPFHRQVFIGRTPDITDDEEYEARLYLLRKVISGRIYAENGNMDIGAYCVSLSARTIVYKGMFLAYQVGAYYKDLIDPRFETALILVHQRFSTNTFPSWKLAHPYRMVAHNGEINTVRGNNNWMAARQASVDSELFGNNISKLWPISYDGQSDTACFDNALEFLFQGGYSLSHAMMMLIPEAWAGNKLMDADRKAFYEYHAALMEPWDGPAAVVFTDGRQIGATLDRNGLRPARYIVTDDDRVIMASEAGVLPVPEEKIVKKWRLQPGRMLLIDLEKGRIVSDEELKSEIATKHPYKTWLANTQLILEDLKPVEPRALRKDVSLLDRQQAFGYSQEDTKLLMSPMATTGQEAVGSMGTDTPISAMSDKSKLLYTYFKQNFAQVTNPPIDPIREELVMSLVSFIGPRPNIFDLVGNSRRKRLEVRQPILTNGDLEKIRSIGHTEDRFDTKTIDITYGSAEGAAGMQGAIDRLCERAEAAVAGGYNIIILSDRQVGPDRIAIPALLATAAVHHHLIRKGLRTSVGLVVESGEPREVHHFCCLAGYGAEAINPYLAFDTLLDMHKRGELPKEVDAYEVVTRYIKSIGKGILKVMSKMGISTYQSYCGAQIFDAIGLKSDFVQQYFTGTATLIEGVGLDEIATETLSRHNDGFGNDPVLRNSLEVGGEYMFRMRGEAHIWSPDAVATLQHAVRQGSWETFKDYSAQIDSETARAQTIRGLFRLKLAQETGREKVALDDVMSAADIVKRFSTGAMSFGSISREAHTTLARAMNQIGGKSNTGEGGEEADRYLPLPGGGKNPERSAIKQVASGRFGVTAEYLVNSDMMQIKVAQGAKPGEGGQLPGHKVDATIAKVRHSTPGVGLISPPPHHDIYSIEDLAQLIYDLKNVNPAADVSVKLVSEVGVGTVAAGVAKARADHITISGYDGGTGASPLTSLKHAGSPWEMGLAETHQTLVLNGLRSRVALQVDGGLRTGRDVIIGALLGADEFGFSTAPLIAAGCIMMRKCHLNTCPVGVATQDPVLRKRFKGTPEHVINFFFYVAEEVRELLAEMGYTHIDQIIGDTDLLEKRNLIVHWKARGLDFSKMFFKPDAPHEAVHWTERQKHPIDDVLDRKLIELAKPALESKQPVKIEVDIRNVDRSTGAMLSGEVAKRFKHKGLREDTIQVKLTGTAGQSFGAFLARGISFELVGAGNDYVGKGLSGGRIVIRPPEEAKIVAAESIIVGNTVLYGATEGEAYFAGVAGERFAVRNSGVAAVVEGVGDHGCEYMTGGIVVVIGKTGRNFAAGMSGGVAYVLDEAGDFAERCNMAMVELEPVPEEDDLMERLLHHGGDLDHKGRVDVSGDMTSHDEERLYQLISNHVHYTGSVRGREILDDWTIFRPKFRKIMPVEYRRALIEMERMRMGVAAE, from the coding sequence ATGACGGACATGACGCACTCTGCGACGAACGGCCAGGCCGCGCAGACGAAAGCGGCAACCGTCAAAAACACCTTGCGGTCCAATATCGGCCGAACCGCCAACGGCTTTTCGGCCCAAGGCCTCTACGATCCGCGCAACGAGCATGACGCCTGCGGCGTCGGCTTCATCGTCAACATGAAGGGCGTGAAGTCGCACCAGATCGTCAAGGACGGGCTTGCCGTGCTCGAAAACCTGACGCACCGCGGCGCCGTCGGCGCCGATCCGCTGGTCGGCGATGGCGCCGGCGTGCTGGTGCAGCTTCCCGACCATTTCTTCCGCGAGGAGATGGCAGCCCAGGGCATCGACCTGCCGGCTGCGGGCCAGTACGGCGTCGGACACTGGTTCATGCCGCAGGACGCGGCACTTCGCGCCCATATCGAGGACATCATTGCCGAATCGGCGCAGTCAGAGGGGCTTCCGCTTATCGGTTTCCGTGACGTGCCCGTCGACAATTCGTCGCTGTCGAAGGCGCCTGACATCGTGGCATCCGAGCCGTTCCATCGGCAGGTCTTCATCGGCCGCACGCCAGACATTACCGATGACGAGGAATACGAGGCCAGGCTCTATCTGCTGCGCAAGGTCATATCGGGCCGCATCTATGCCGAGAACGGCAACATGGACATCGGCGCCTATTGTGTGTCGCTGTCGGCGCGCACCATCGTCTACAAGGGCATGTTCCTGGCCTACCAGGTCGGTGCCTATTACAAGGACCTGATCGATCCGCGCTTCGAGACGGCGCTGATCCTCGTCCACCAGCGCTTCTCGACCAACACGTTCCCGTCATGGAAGCTGGCGCATCCCTATCGTATGGTCGCCCACAATGGCGAGATCAACACCGTGCGCGGCAACAACAACTGGATGGCGGCCAGGCAGGCTTCGGTCGATTCCGAACTGTTCGGCAACAACATCTCGAAGCTTTGGCCGATCTCCTATGACGGCCAGTCCGACACCGCCTGCTTCGACAATGCGCTCGAGTTCCTGTTCCAGGGCGGGTACAGCCTCAGCCACGCCATGATGATGCTGATCCCGGAAGCCTGGGCCGGCAACAAGCTCATGGATGCCGATCGCAAGGCCTTCTACGAATACCATGCGGCACTCATGGAACCATGGGACGGGCCGGCGGCGGTGGTCTTCACCGATGGCCGCCAGATCGGCGCCACGCTCGACCGCAACGGACTGCGCCCGGCGCGCTACATCGTCACCGACGACGACCGCGTCATCATGGCCTCGGAAGCCGGCGTGCTGCCGGTGCCGGAGGAGAAGATCGTCAAGAAGTGGCGGCTGCAGCCCGGCCGCATGCTGCTGATCGACCTGGAGAAGGGACGCATCGTTTCCGACGAGGAGCTCAAGTCGGAGATCGCGACCAAGCATCCCTACAAGACCTGGCTCGCCAATACGCAGCTCATCCTGGAAGATTTGAAGCCGGTCGAACCGCGCGCGCTGCGCAAGGACGTCAGCCTGCTCGACCGCCAGCAGGCGTTCGGCTACAGCCAGGAAGACACCAAGCTGTTGATGTCGCCGATGGCGACGACGGGCCAGGAAGCGGTGGGCTCGATGGGCACCGACACGCCGATCTCGGCGATGTCGGACAAGTCGAAGCTGCTCTACACCTATTTCAAGCAGAACTTCGCCCAGGTCACCAACCCGCCGATCGATCCGATCCGCGAGGAGCTGGTGATGAGCCTGGTGTCCTTCATCGGGCCGCGGCCCAACATCTTCGACCTGGTCGGCAATTCGCGCCGCAAGCGGCTCGAGGTGCGCCAGCCGATCCTGACCAATGGCGATCTCGAAAAGATCCGTTCCATCGGCCACACCGAGGACCGCTTCGACACCAAGACGATCGATATCACCTATGGCTCCGCCGAAGGGGCCGCGGGCATGCAGGGCGCCATCGATCGCCTGTGCGAGCGGGCGGAGGCAGCGGTCGCCGGCGGCTACAACATCATCATCCTGTCCGACCGCCAGGTCGGGCCGGACCGTATCGCCATCCCGGCGCTCCTGGCGACGGCGGCTGTCCATCATCACCTGATCCGCAAGGGGCTGCGCACCTCGGTCGGTCTCGTCGTCGAATCCGGCGAACCGCGCGAAGTGCATCATTTCTGCTGCCTTGCCGGCTATGGCGCCGAGGCGATCAACCCTTACCTCGCCTTCGACACGCTGCTCGATATGCACAAGCGCGGCGAGCTGCCGAAGGAGGTGGACGCCTACGAAGTCGTCACGCGCTACATCAAGTCGATCGGCAAGGGCATCCTCAAGGTGATGTCCAAGATGGGCATCTCGACCTATCAGTCCTATTGCGGCGCGCAGATTTTCGACGCCATCGGCCTGAAGAGCGATTTCGTGCAGCAATATTTCACCGGCACCGCGACGCTGATCGAAGGCGTCGGGCTGGACGAGATCGCGACCGAGACGCTCAGCCGCCACAATGACGGTTTCGGCAACGACCCTGTGCTGCGCAACAGCCTCGAGGTTGGCGGCGAATACATGTTCCGCATGCGCGGCGAAGCGCATATCTGGTCGCCCGATGCGGTCGCCACCTTGCAGCATGCCGTGCGCCAGGGATCGTGGGAGACGTTCAAGGACTATTCCGCCCAGATCGACAGCGAGACGGCCCGCGCGCAGACCATTCGCGGCCTGTTCAGGCTGAAGCTGGCGCAGGAAACCGGCCGTGAGAAGGTCGCGCTCGACGACGTCATGTCGGCGGCCGACATCGTCAAGCGGTTCTCGACCGGAGCGATGTCGTTCGGCTCGATCTCGCGCGAAGCGCACACCACGCTGGCGCGCGCGATGAACCAGATCGGCGGCAAGTCGAACACCGGCGAGGGCGGCGAAGAGGCCGACCGCTACCTGCCGCTGCCTGGCGGCGGCAAGAACCCCGAACGCTCGGCGATCAAGCAGGTCGCCTCGGGTCGGTTTGGCGTCACGGCCGAATACCTCGTCAATTCCGACATGATGCAGATCAAGGTGGCGCAGGGTGCCAAGCCCGGCGAGGGCGGCCAGCTGCCCGGCCACAAGGTCGACGCGACCATCGCCAAGGTCCGGCATTCGACGCCGGGCGTCGGCCTGATTTCGCCGCCGCCGCATCACGATATTTATTCGATCGAGGATCTGGCGCAGCTGATCTACGACCTGAAGAACGTCAATCCGGCGGCTGACGTGTCGGTCAAGCTGGTCTCGGAAGTCGGCGTCGGCACGGTTGCGGCGGGCGTCGCCAAGGCGCGCGCCGACCACATCACCATCTCGGGCTATGATGGCGGCACCGGCGCTTCGCCGCTGACCTCGCTCAAGCATGCCGGCAGCCCGTGGGAAATGGGCCTTGCCGAGACGCACCAGACGCTGGTGCTGAACGGTCTGCGCTCGCGCGTTGCGCTGCAGGTCGACGGCGGCTTGCGCACGGGGCGCGACGTCATCATCGGCGCGCTGCTCGGCGCCGACGAGTTCGGCTTCTCGACCGCGCCGTTGATCGCGGCCGGCTGCATCATGATGCGCAAGTGCCATCTCAACACCTGCCCGGTCGGCGTCGCGACGCAGGATCCGGTGCTGCGCAAGCGCTTCAAGGGCACGCCCGAGCATGTCATCAACTTCTTCTTCTACGTCGCGGAAGAGGTTCGCGAGCTGCTTGCCGAGATGGGCTACACCCATATCGACCAGATCATCGGCGACACCGATCTCCTGGAAAAGCGCAACCTGATCGTGCACTGGAAGGCGCGCGGGCTCGATTTCTCGAAGATGTTCTTCAAGCCGGATGCGCCGCATGAAGCTGTGCACTGGACCGAGCGGCAGAAGCACCCGATCGACGACGTGCTAGACCGCAAGCTGATCGAACTGGCAAAGCCGGCGCTCGAGAGCAAGCAGCCGGTCAAGATCGAGGTCGATATCCGCAATGTCGACCGCTCCACCGGCGCCATGCTGTCGGGTGAAGTGGCCAAGCGCTTCAAGCACAAGGGCCTGCGCGAGGACACGATCCAGGTGAAGTTGACCGGCACGGCCGGCCAGTCCTTCGGTGCGTTCCTGGCGCGCGGTATCTCGTTCGAGCTTGTCGGCGCCGGCAACGACTATGTCGGCAAAGGCCTGTCGGGCGGACGCATCGTCATCCGGCCGCCGGAAGAAGCCAAGATCGTCGCCGCGGAGTCCATCATCGTCGGCAACACCGTGCTTTACGGCGCGACCGAGGGCGAGGCCTATTTCGCCGGTGTCGCAGGCGAGCGTTTCGCCGTGCGCAATTCGGGTGTGGCCGCCGTCGTCGAAGGCGTCGGCGACCATGGCTGCGAGTACATGACCGGCGGCATCGTCGTCGTCATCGGCAAGACCGGCCGCAACTTCGCCGCCGGCATGTCGGGCGGCGTCGCCTATGTGCTCGACGAGGCGGGCGATTTCGCCGAGCGCTGCAACATGGCGATGGTCGAGCTGGAGCCGGTTCCGGAAGAAGACGACCTGATGGAAAGGCTGCTGCATCATGGCGGCGACCTTGACCACAAGGGTCGCGTCGATGTCTCCGGCGACATGACCAGCCACGACGAGGAGCGGCTCTACCAGCTGATCTCCAACCACGTGCATTACACCGGATCGGTACGCGGTCGCGAGATTCTCGACGACTGGACGATTTTCCGGCCGAAGTTCCGCAAGATCATGCCTGTCGAATACCGTCGCGCCCTGATCGAAATGGAACGCATGCGCATGGGCGTCGCGGCGGAATAG
- a CDS encoding DUF459 domain-containing protein, which produces MASAARIAGLVRRMPVLILAVIVLAVGVAGAFHAPAMAQEQQNRGWSLRDLLFPRRSERIEPPQIQKPKPKRKPRAPRAPVEPQTPIVEKAPDARTVLVVGDFMAAGLAEGLDTAFAENAGVRIVVRSNGSSGFVRDDFYNWPEQITTLIETEKPAAVVVMLGSNDRQQMKVGDVREQPRSENWTKEYERRTDALGKAIATAKVPFLWVGMPAFRVPKMTSDMLAFNDIYHQAAESNGGEFVDVWDGFVDENGAFVTSGPDINGQPVRLRADDGINVSKAGKRKFAFYTEKPLLKILGLTAPGSVVTASAPAGAPVEAPAPAAAPIVIDRTAPMLLSDPALDGGSELLGAAPPAKANPDLPGERLVVEGKAPVASPGRADDFSRPPKAAAATDTTTAINR; this is translated from the coding sequence TTGGCTTCGGCTGCGCGCATCGCAGGGCTTGTTCGTCGCATGCCGGTGCTCATCCTGGCCGTCATCGTGCTCGCCGTCGGCGTGGCTGGCGCCTTCCATGCCCCGGCCATGGCGCAGGAGCAGCAAAACCGCGGCTGGTCGTTGCGCGATCTTTTGTTTCCGCGCCGCAGCGAGCGGATTGAGCCGCCGCAGATTCAGAAGCCGAAGCCAAAGCGCAAACCTCGCGCTCCCCGTGCGCCGGTTGAACCACAAACACCGATAGTCGAGAAAGCGCCGGACGCGCGCACCGTCCTGGTGGTCGGTGACTTCATGGCGGCCGGCCTCGCGGAAGGCCTCGACACCGCTTTTGCCGAGAATGCTGGTGTCAGGATCGTCGTGCGCAGCAATGGCTCGTCCGGCTTCGTGCGCGACGACTTCTATAACTGGCCCGAACAGATCACGACGCTGATCGAGACCGAAAAGCCCGCCGCCGTGGTCGTCATGCTGGGTTCAAACGACCGCCAGCAGATGAAAGTAGGCGACGTCCGCGAGCAGCCCCGTTCCGAAAACTGGACCAAGGAATATGAGCGCCGCACCGACGCGCTCGGCAAAGCAATCGCCACAGCCAAGGTGCCTTTCCTATGGGTCGGCATGCCGGCCTTCCGGGTGCCGAAGATGACCTCCGACATGCTTGCCTTCAACGACATCTATCACCAGGCCGCCGAAAGCAACGGTGGTGAATTCGTCGACGTCTGGGACGGCTTCGTCGACGAAAATGGTGCCTTCGTCACCAGCGGTCCCGACATCAACGGACAGCCGGTGCGACTGCGCGCCGATGATGGTATCAACGTGTCGAAGGCGGGCAAACGCAAGTTCGCCTTCTATACCGAAAAACCGTTGCTGAAGATTCTCGGCCTGACCGCGCCGGGAAGCGTGGTGACGGCTTCCGCGCCGGCGGGCGCTCCCGTGGAGGCGCCGGCGCCGGCCGCGGCTCCCATCGTCATCGACCGCACCGCGCCGATGCTGCTCAGCGACCCGGCGCTCGACGGCGGCTCCGAACTGCTTGGCGCGGCACCGCCGGCAAAGGCCAATCCGGACCTGCCCGGCGAGAGGCTGGTGGTGGAGGGCAAGGCACCCGTGGCTTCGCCCGGCCGTGCCGACGATTTCTCTAGGCCGCCGAAGGCCGCAGCCGCGACCGACACCACGACCGCGATCAATCGTTAG
- a CDS encoding low specificity L-threonine aldolase — MFFASDNWAGAHPNIVAGLSAAAGGFSTAYGDGALDQAVYQRFSEIFEREVAVFFVATGTAANSLALSTYNKPGGISFAHRESHVIEDECGAPQYFSDSRLHAIDGALGKIDPHDLEKTIGRFAPEIVHWGRPMAVSITQSTEVGTIYGLDEIDTISAITKKHSVPLHMDGARFANALVALETTPAEMTWKRGVDILSFGGTKNGCWCAEAIVLFDLDRARELAFLRKRAAQLFSKSRFVAAQFEAYFKDGLWLDTARHANAMAARLAAAIEDSATAKLAWLPQANEVFAVIKKAEAEKLQAAGAAFYDWHKPHGFDGHIGEDELLYRFVTSFATTAEDVDRFGQLIAG; from the coding sequence ATGTTCTTCGCTTCCGACAATTGGGCAGGCGCCCATCCCAATATCGTTGCCGGCCTGTCGGCCGCGGCCGGCGGCTTTTCCACCGCCTATGGCGACGGTGCGCTCGACCAGGCCGTCTATCAGCGCTTCAGCGAGATTTTCGAACGCGAGGTTGCGGTGTTCTTCGTCGCGACCGGTACCGCCGCCAACTCGCTGGCGCTGAGCACTTACAACAAGCCAGGCGGCATTTCCTTCGCCCACCGCGAATCGCATGTCATCGAGGATGAATGCGGCGCGCCGCAATATTTTTCCGACTCGCGGCTGCATGCGATCGACGGCGCGCTGGGCAAGATCGACCCGCACGATCTCGAGAAGACCATCGGCCGCTTCGCGCCCGAAATCGTCCATTGGGGACGGCCGATGGCCGTTTCGATCACCCAGTCGACCGAGGTCGGCACCATATACGGGCTGGATGAAATCGACACGATCTCGGCGATTACCAAGAAGCATTCAGTGCCCCTGCACATGGACGGCGCCCGCTTTGCCAACGCGTTGGTCGCGCTCGAGACGACGCCGGCCGAAATGACCTGGAAACGCGGCGTCGACATCCTGTCCTTCGGCGGCACCAAGAACGGCTGCTGGTGCGCCGAGGCGATCGTGCTGTTCGATCTCGACCGCGCCAGGGAATTGGCCTTCCTGCGCAAGCGCGCCGCCCAGCTGTTTTCGAAATCGCGCTTCGTCGCGGCGCAGTTCGAGGCCTATTTCAAGGACGGATTGTGGCTGGACACCGCCCGCCACGCCAACGCCATGGCCGCGCGCCTCGCGGCAGCGATCGAGGATTCGGCAACGGCGAAGCTGGCCTGGCTGCCGCAGGCCAACGAGGTGTTCGCGGTGATCAAGAAAGCCGAGGCCGAAAAGCTGCAGGCAGCCGGCGCTGCCTTCTACGACTGGCACAAGCCGCATGGTTTCGACGGCCATATCGGCGAGGACGAGTTGCTCTATCGCTTCGTCACCAGCTTTGCGACGACGGCCGAAGATGTCGACCGCTTTGGCCAGCTGATCGCAGGATAA
- a CDS encoding glutamate synthase subunit beta, with translation MGKVTGFLEIDRQVHKYQPASDRIRHFREFTLPMSDKEVEKQAARCMDCGIPFCHGPTGCPIHNQIPDWNDLVYNGDWDNAIRNLHSTNNFPEFTGRICPAPCEEACTLNLEDIPVAIKTVEQAIADKAYETGHIRPYPPEKKTGKRVAVIGSGPAGMAAAQQLGRAGHDVHVYERESRPGGLMRYGIPDFKIEKHYIDRRIEQMQGEGVTFHCGVNVGVDKPVAELLAEHDAVLYCGGSETPRAAGIPGDDLGGVHDAMPYLVQQNRRVGGEPIQSVAWPSHPIIAGGQHVVVVGGGDTASDCVGTAFRQGAVRVTQLDIRPQPPEKEDKLSVWPYWATKMRTSSSQAEGAEREFQVATLEFIGEEGQLTGVKCCEVDEKRKPIAGSEFVIRADLAFIAIGFAGPAAAGVAKELEGEMKIATDSRRSRNVEANDRDYRTSVDRLYAAGDVRRGQSLVVWAIREGRQAARSIDEALMGSSVLPR, from the coding sequence ATGGGCAAGGTAACAGGCTTTCTTGAAATCGACAGGCAGGTGCACAAGTACCAGCCGGCCTCCGACCGCATCCGGCATTTCCGTGAATTCACGCTGCCGATGTCGGATAAGGAGGTCGAGAAACAGGCCGCGCGCTGCATGGATTGCGGCATTCCGTTCTGCCACGGGCCGACGGGCTGCCCGATCCACAACCAGATTCCGGACTGGAACGACCTCGTCTACAATGGTGACTGGGACAATGCGATCCGCAACCTGCATTCGACCAACAATTTCCCGGAGTTCACCGGCCGCATCTGCCCCGCGCCCTGCGAGGAAGCCTGCACGCTGAACCTCGAGGACATTCCCGTCGCCATCAAGACGGTCGAGCAGGCGATCGCCGACAAGGCCTATGAAACCGGCCACATCAGGCCTTATCCGCCGGAAAAGAAGACCGGCAAGCGCGTCGCCGTTATCGGCTCCGGCCCTGCCGGCATGGCGGCTGCCCAGCAGCTTGGCCGCGCCGGCCACGACGTCCATGTCTATGAGCGCGAAAGCCGGCCGGGCGGGCTGATGCGCTACGGCATTCCCGACTTCAAGATCGAGAAGCACTATATCGACCGGCGCATCGAGCAGATGCAGGGCGAAGGCGTGACCTTCCATTGCGGCGTCAATGTCGGTGTCGACAAGCCTGTTGCCGAGCTGCTCGCCGAGCATGATGCCGTGCTCTATTGCGGCGGGTCGGAAACACCGCGCGCGGCCGGCATTCCCGGCGACGATCTCGGCGGCGTGCATGACGCGATGCCCTATCTGGTGCAGCAGAACCGGCGTGTCGGCGGCGAACCGATCCAGTCCGTGGCGTGGCCGTCGCATCCGATCATCGCCGGCGGCCAGCATGTCGTCGTCGTCGGTGGTGGCGATACCGCGTCCGACTGTGTCGGCACCGCTTTCCGCCAGGGCGCCGTGCGCGTGACCCAGCTCGACATCCGCCCGCAGCCGCCGGAAAAGGAAGACAAGCTTTCGGTCTGGCCCTACTGGGCGACCAAGATGCGCACCTCGTCCTCGCAGGCCGAAGGCGCGGAGCGCGAATTCCAGGTGGCGACACTCGAATTCATCGGCGAGGAAGGCCAACTGACCGGCGTCAAGTGCTGCGAGGTCGACGAGAAGCGCAAGCCGATCGCCGGCAGCGAATTCGTCATCCGCGCCGATTTGGCCTTCATCGCCATCGGCTTTGCCGGGCCGGCCGCTGCCGGAGTGGCGAAGGAGCTGGAGGGTGAGATGAAGATCGCCACCGACAGCCGCCGCTCCAGGAATGTCGAGGCCAATGACCGCGATTACAGGACCAGCGTTGACAGGCTCTATGCGGCCGGCGACGTGCGTCGTGGCCAATCGCTGGTCGTCTGGGCGATCCGCGAGGGCCGTCAGGCGGCTCGCTCTATCGACGAGGCATTGATGGGGTCGAGCGTCCTGCCCCGCTGA